From the genome of Papaver somniferum cultivar HN1 unplaced genomic scaffold, ASM357369v1 unplaced-scaffold_10, whole genome shotgun sequence:
ggtttatgcacctgtttatttcttattaagaagaacaatggtgtgcatgcatgtttaagcttttcctatgttatgcttaggatctttATGCAGATTGTATTCTAAGTTGCATAGTGGCTGGATAACAACTCAGTCTTCTATGGTTATGGAAATGctattcttttatgtttttttctttcttttccgatGAATCTGATTAATGTTTTTCACACTGCAAACAATAGTTTAAGCTTCTGTGGTTCTCCCTGAAACCACTCGACATCACATTCTTATCTCATTTAGCTGGCCACATTCTCTGTCGTGTATACTCCCGTGTCATTGACGTTTTGTAtaatgggattataattatgtcagAGCTAGGTCAATTGAATGTTATTCCTTGGTTTTTTTATCTGTCTATTCTGATGAATGTTTTTCACATTGCAAACCAATAGTTTAAACTTCTGTGGTTCTCCctgaaaccactagaaatcacatttttatctcatTTTCATCAACTTTAGCTGGTCAGTAAGCTTCCATCTGTCGTGTATACTCCCGAGTCATTGACATTTTGTAtaatgggattataattatgtcggAGATCGGCATCCGTCGTTTGTTTTTAGGGAACTTGGTAGGTTTACATAATTGTGTATGTTTGAACTGGAGTCTTGCTTGAGTTCTTTCAATGCTCTAGTAAAAACCTCAGcgattaataattttttaattgttatatcttttaacaattctgagacggcatcctgctcttgcatctaatcatactaatcaagaccatgttagtactgacataatcaagaccatgttaattgactgttatttaatttttgcttgtgtctagcttaataacttttgacttttgattgaaaagaattcagaccttatttgattgaatcatatacatgtatatgcagtttcctatatgactacacaagagaattcgagttgggagccagagtatgatgatgatgagtatgctgAAAATGAGACTGCAGCCCTGGAGGCTCAAGCCTTGCAGAATTTAGGAGAGTCAGAGGATGAAGACGAAGATTCCGATGGTAGTCGCACCGGTTCCGATGGTGATAGCTCCAGTTCTGATGATGAATCGACTGAAAGTCCTGAACAGCCTGGTAATGCTATACTAGCTTGtctgtttttgtttgctttggacttaaaaaatatgagtacactcttacaccatgtttactcttattttgggtttttgaactaTAAAAAGACACAGGAGCTCCAAACAATACAGTAGAGTCTAAGGAGAATAATGTTCGAGGTTTAACAAGATTGAAGAAGCTAAAGAAAAATTTTGACGGCGAGAAGCATGTgatagaatttgataattttggtcgatttaaggggaaatataaagctgaaattgctagttacatgggtgtattggtacgtcgagacgttggtctaaggcacttgaagtggaaggaagtgaattcagtgatgagggataagttatggcacgaactattggtatgtatatgctgatctatattgatttttaatactatatttgttattaatttgttacctgccgttaacatctccatattttggcagcggttttatgaaattgaggagactatgagaagacaaattatgaaatattttggggAACATTTGCGCAACTTCAGAAGAAAGTTGTATGTAAAGTTCATAGTGCCCAATTTGGGTAAACCTGCTAAACTAAATACTGTTCCTAAACAATATCGTGTCATtgtgaaccaagaacaatgggacaAGTTCGTAAAGTGGAGGTTGTCTGATAAATGCAAGGTTGTATATTGCACGTTTAGTTTGGAaatattgatattaatttcattaattagtctaacttttttatgaatgaaattctttaaatctgtatgctcaggagttgtccattaggggagctaaggcgcgtaagaaccacaaatataaccacaggacgggaagagcagggtatgcagggctgttggaaaaattagtaagtccagtttgttatacaaaattattattatttccagtttaaattatagtattatctatctaatttttcttcttgtgtattttataattactagattaatgagaaagagatccttgaagatgaaaatccttcacggtctttactatggaggaaggcacatcaaaaaaaaatggagaatacgatgacgatgatgttagggaaaaagcagctcagcttgtaagacgactgaaactatctagctatttgttttgtgcttgagtaaatgtgaaaataattttgatttaattgattatcacttctaatcccttaattcttttttgtgcaggaggattttgataagcagctggaagatggaactttgagaaaacaaccaggcaatgattctatcacccttgtgtttggggaagaacatgctgggcgtgtaagatgtataggcaagggagtgactccaacaacgtactggcacctgccacggaaaggagcatccaaggagcacattgaactgaagaaacaactggaagatgaaagacgtgcgaaccaaatggagagagataggaaggatgcagaaatgaaggaaatgaaggcagcaatgaaggcacaagaagaaatgatgagcagcttaatgtctcagctaaaatctcaaggcatattgaaaaaaaatcaaaatcaaaaaggcacgggtatgtttaacatcatccaagtaattttgattaagtatgtatttcctaataattctgtagtatctaatatgtcaactgcactatatagaaatctcctattagagagaagtctcttatgcttgaattccctgttacaagcatttctccgactgaaaggaatgaatctaatacaaatagaaatgaccctgaatctgaaaatgtatctcagtctacgggatcgaaagatagttctgaactccaaatggtatgtttcttttgcaggtatttaaaatatatagtgctttgagagttccattttttgttgatgttaatatAGCGTATATTTTTAGTctggaaaatacaaacaaaagtctCCTGCATCTGAGCATCTACCCCTTAGTTCACCAGACAATTCTCAATCGAAAGACAAAACTGAACTTTCAACGGTATGTCCTTTTCACAGGCATTTAAGCATTTTGAGATTTGAATCTGTTGACGTCAATATAACATTTCTGTTTTGCAGATTGGTAAATGCAAACTGGCTCATGCTTCACTGAGAAATATCATTGCATGGGGTTCGGTTCTTCCATCAGTGCCAGGTCAGAAGGTTCATGGAGATCCACTCCGGGATGATTGTGTCAGAGTGACGGTTGAAAAGTCGATATTAAAGAATCATTGTTTGCCAGTCCCATCTACTCATCTCAAAACAGTAGAGGATGCTGAAAAATCTATAGTAGCTTGGCCTAAAGAGTTTGTGATCTCTTGCTCTAGTGTAAGTTGCTTTATTATACATGTTTATTACCTTCTGCATCCTGACCATATAACTGTTAACATGGTTTTTTCCCTTAATTATACATCCACTGGCTTGCTGCAGGGCCATCCACTTTCAGACCCCGGTGAACATGATTCTGACCcaaacgatgaatatgattctgacccaaacactaagaagacaaagaagaagaaaccttcatatatgaagagcggggaactaaagtctcggagatccagcaagagactcaagactgcagcctaattattaatagaaatagtcgtggactataggatttggatgtttaaacttttaagtctctctttgaaagtttgttttctcaaggttactgcacaattatcagattgagatgtttattatattgtgaaatgaaattattttggtacaattctaattgtagtcttcattaattttttatggatggttacttaggtgatttttgaatagctacattgaaaacacttgatgtgtccaaaaggtgaacaatagctacattcaaaacacttgatgtgtccaaaaggtgaacaaaagctacattcaaaaaacttgatgtgtccaaaaggtgaacaatagctacattgaaaacacttgatgtgtctaaaagttgaacaatagctacattcaaaaaacttgatgtgtccaaaaggtgaacaatagctacattgaaaacacttgatgtatccaaaaggtgaacaatagctacattcaacacacttgatgtgtctttcgaaaaaatttagccacggtgctacaaatttttagtagccataacttattaattggccatgtaaaatgtttatcatgtgtccaaaaatatggatggccatggtaccatagattaaacgtgactacaaatcatgtattagccatgttaaattattttccgtgtgtccaaatgatagagatggccatggttgagaaaaattagtgtgaccgcaactcatgaattggccatgataaaatgaattttgcgtgtccaattgatgacaaaggccacgactataataaaatttacgtgactttaaggtaaactttagccacatataattaaattgtgtgtctataaggatcctatggccacggtgatagtgaaaatgcttaactaccaaaaaaatattgagtaccatatagacacggttttagagttatggccatggttaatcatattttatagccactcaaagtttatgcagccatagggatacctttttgtctcggcacctgatgccacatttttggagtgaaaaaaatccatgaccaaaagcctatggacacggtgattaagtgtggccaatgtaaagatttgtactagtgtgtgtagactcgatttcagacttaataataaagaaaatatatacacaaaaaaaagttgtcacaataacgagaggtactgagactcaggatttcaccaattttcatactcatgtggttcaaaaatcaattctacacagttatagctcatatgataaagattattgactcttattctttgccaaagtagattccgaaagtaatgactgtaaatctaaagcatgggacatcaaaacacttaagctaatcatgacccatcaattgaaatcacaaccattcaagaaaaatcataaataaattcaattttagtgcaaaaagtcatataaagaattaatagaattaccacaatgatgaaaaagggcttcctccatggtcccagtgttgggttaagctcctcatatcaaaaacatgctcaacatatttattcatggctcaaaagtgtTTGAAcagagtgaaaatacaagaaaaagataaaacagatcaattgcaacgtgtATAAGCGTTccagactgactgttacaaaggactacagagaatataagactgcctcCTAAACAATACTTCTCTGCtgcagtaactaaactacacctctctGCGACCGACTTAGGACgtcatttcttctttttcttcttccttctcttccctgaaagtgcagaaacgactctgcaactttctttctctGAGCAGAGACCTCTGTTGTCTCTCCCTAAGCCTCCGtatcaaccccaaactctctacTAGGTCTCGATCCCCATCTTAGACTCCCAGCACTTGTATTTATACCTCACAGCAACCTCCAAGGCAAGAAATATTCGAAAATAGTTTTCCTTTCACCCTCCAACAAGTCACGAAAATAACTACCTGCCAGCTCGTCTACGCGTCTGTAGTCTttccttcttcaacaacaacttccTTTGATAGATTCATAACAAATTAGATAATATATCCTCCCAAATATTCACTCAAAATTCCTGTAAATGATTCTTCTCCCTGTTTGTAAAGAAAGTCCGGTGAACTTCTTTTTTCTTCGATCTCAAACCAACTACCAAACCTGATTTACGTTAACAGGCCAATATCAGTCCATACCCATGATAATCTCCGATTAAATCTCCTTCAAAACTCTCCCCAAAATCCAAGAAGACCCGATATAGTTAACTCCCCTGTCTTAGGAAAGCTACGTGAAGAACCTTTCTCCTTCGAATTAGGGCCCGTTACCAAGCCTGTTTCGATGTGATAAGACATTCCATGTAAAACTCTAACAAAAACTCCGACCACATCTCCTTAAAACCCAATCCAGCATTTACGCAGATGTGAAGAAAATCTTCCCGCCAAATTTAGTTTTTGCATTTGTGAAGAAAGGTGGTCTCCCCCTAACCActgatggggtgcaaatagtagttgccctgaggtggcccttatcgattgagtaccccttatccatttgaaggATGTAAATAATACATGTCCTGgagtgtctccaacatacttctggcgTCCCTTCAGTAATTCCTTCTacgcacatgtttatttctccaaaaatacctacaaagacataaaataatcaaataaattcaaaaatgggtactaacaatatagaaaatcgagatgaaaatagatacataaatgtgtctatcaaatacccccaaacttattatttgctagtccccgagcaaatctaatctataaaattaaatcctaactcactgtcgcaggcaacattggttgcatttagcgtatgcaacaagcctttaaacccctaggtggccctagtggcggagtgttgtctccggagggcttaccagaggtatacccacaaaacctttatactccagaccctagccatctacacagaaccttgtaaggcactaaagaatctccttggttggcatacttattgactacaggaggaagtaccctgatgcgaaattccaattgttgtacacgagttcgcactcaagcatactaaaattcatatgaagtgacagagctctacacAGATAGTCtcatccaaactcagaatcaaacaaatcacatggatagattaagaagatggatatagaaaaacatagatggttttgatgttgactaaggtgaacggtgtttcacatatctgtctgaaggccacttctataatgaacctatcctaatggactgagataccagtctgactaatatcaacacactggcatatacaagggtatcagtggtcgataatcctaacaataggtcaacacaactggcatatacaagggttccagtggtcaactttattgaattccagttggtctgatggtctggtctcaatttctctctttttttttcaacttttttttttttggctttatcaaccaccctatttcaccctagcaatggtaacaacttgaatcgtgagccccacctaaacatattttaaaaagaacgaaaaaaataaaaataaaagtgaaaaagactcaatgagatatggcgaaactaccatgttatttctaacacctgagctctgtgcttttataaatagactctttatatgtttccatctaatcagattggtttctcaactcctacaaccaagatgcttccatccacttagac
Proteins encoded in this window:
- the LOC113326215 gene encoding uncharacterized protein LOC113326215, with the protein product MKRKIFSAGLFNLCDFIKGRMVLRNCMAKSYKALEAQALQNLGESEDEDEDSDGSRTGSDGDSSSSDDESTESPEQPDTGAPNNTVESKENNVRGLTRLKKLKKNFDGEKHSGKYKQKSPASEHLPLSSPDNSQSKDKTELSTIGKCKLAHASLRNIIAWGSVLPSVPGQKVHGDPLRDDCVRVTVEKSILKNHCLPVPSTHLKTVEDAEKSIVAWPKEFVISCSSGHPLSDPGEHDSDPNDEYDSDPNTKKTKKKKPSYMKSGELKSRRSSKRLKTAA